Genomic segment of Shewanella sp. OMA3-2:
CACTTAAGGATGCTGAGGAAGCTTTAATGAAATCAATTTATAAATTATCGTTAGTTGCATTAGCCGTTGTTGGTCTAACTGCATGTAACCAAGAAGAAGCTGTAGCGAAGAAAGTTGAGCTTACAACTGAAGCTCAAAAAGAAGCTTACAGTGTCGGTGCATCGATCGGTAAGTACATGTCTGGCCATATCAAAGAACAAGAAGAGCTAGGCTTTGCCGTTGATCGTACTTTGATCATCCAAGGTTTTAGCGATGGCTTAGTCGATACTACCGACTTGACCGAAGAAGAAATGCAAACTGTTTTACAAGGTCTAGACCAAAAATTAAATGACAAACGTTTAGAGCAAGCTGAAACCTTAGCGGCTAAAGCGATTGAAGAAGGCCAGAAGTTTCTAAGTGACAACAAAGCTAAAGCAGGCGTTGTAACAACTGAATCAGGCTTACAGTATGAAGTATTAACCGCAGGTGAAGGCGATAAGCCAGCTGCAGAAGATACAGTTGAAGTACATTATCGTGGCACATTAACTGACGGTACTGAGTTTGATAGCTCATATACACGTGGCGAACCAGCAAAATTCCCGCTTAACCGCGTAATTCCTGGTTGGACCGAAGGCGTTCAGTTAATGTCTGTTGGTGCAAAATACAAGTTCGTTATTCCAGCTGAACTTGCCTATGGCGACCGTGATACAGGTACTATTCCAGCTAACTCTACATTAGTGTTTGAAGTTGAATTGATTTCAATTGAAAAAGCACCTGTTGAGCCTGCTGCGAAATAATATATAAGCTCAATCGTTAAGCATTGACTTCAAAAATGGGCGCTAATTAGCGCCCATTTTTATGTGTTTCTATCTGCTGTGGAGCATTAGCAATATCTAGGATTAAATCCATTTTAAACGATAAAACAAGTACATTTGCATCGCTATTAACGCGAGTAATCCGCCGCAGAATGCGGCAAATGCCCAATTTGTGTCAGCCCCAGGTATGCCTGCGATATTCACCCCGAGTAAACCGGTTAAAAAACCCAATGGTAAAAAGATCGCTGAAATAAGTGATAAGAAATATAGTCGTTGATTAAGCTGCTCAGCTTGTCGAGATTGAAGCTCTTCCTGAGTAACACTGGCGCGATCGCGTATCGCATCTAAGTCTTCTATCACTCTGATGAGGTTATCTTGGGTTTCCCGTAAACGAATTTTATCATTTTGATCAAGTAGCAGACTGCTTTCATGTAAGATTTTACCTAATGCTTCACGTTGCGGTGCAAGGTATCTTCTTAACACTACGGTTTGACGGCGTAACTCAGCAATATCCATACGTAAAGATTTGTTGGTGTCAGTCACAACCCGTTCTTCTAATTCATCCATCAATTCTTCTAGTTTGTTGATGTACTCTACTTGGCGCTGCGTAAGGTGATCAACAATTGCTAAAATAAACCCAGCACTGTCAATAGGGCCTTTGACAAGTTTAATGCTGTCGGCTATTTCTGTAATTGATTGTAACTGGCGTTCACAAGTAGAAATGATCCTGTGTTCTTCACTATAAATACGTATTGCAACCATGTCCTCAGGATCTGAATTTGGATTAAGGTTCACGCCACGTAATGTCAGTAGAATACCGTTAGTAGAATGCACAACCCTAGGGCGTGTATCTGAAGCTAGCAAAATATCGCGTTCAGTTTTTTCTAGCTTTTGATTATTTAACCATTGTCGAGCATCTGTTGACTTATATTTTAAATGAACCCAAAGCAAACCATCTTCGGGCTTCCAAGTGGTTAACTGCTCTTCTGATAGTGTCTGGCCAGCATTTGGGCCCGTTAGCAGTAAGCAATAAATAAATCCTTTGTGCATAGGGTATTTCCTTAACGAATTGTATTTGAAAATCAATTCTGATGAATTAGGGTTACTTTACGATATATACTGGCAGCGCCCAATAGTTATCGTACTGTCATATACAGCAAAATATCATTTATGGTTTAAAATAGGTTATGGCAGATTGAATCACTGCCAAGAACTTTTAAAAGCCCGAGAATAATTAAGAGTATAAAATGGAATTCGAATTTCGACGTAATCGTCTAGATGACACTGTATTTGCCAATTTCAGCATGGATCATGAAGTGTTTGGCCGTTGGTTTGCTGAAGAATTAGGTGCAGATGTAACACGCGCTCAGCAAGTGCTAACTTATATTGGCCAATTAATTGCTGGGGCGAAAACCGAATGGCGGGATATCGGTAATGATTTAACCCTAGATGCCGACATTGAGCAGGTACGTATTTTTGTTAACGCGATTGATTTTGATGAAGAACATAATCTTGAAGACGGCATGGCTTTGTATGATGCAGAATCGGAAGGATATTGTGGCTTAGAAGATTTTGAAAAAGCACTTAAAAGCTGGTTAGTGTTTATTCAAGAATAATCATTAATTAATCAATATTAGTTATGATGCTGGCTGATTGATTAAGGACAAAAGCTGGTATTTTTATGGTTAACTTTTTAGAGGATAACGAGATCCTTATTTTTAGCGATCCCGTTTACAGACCATAAGTCATAAGAGTTAGATTAATTAAACGTGTCTTTATGCTTATTGATTTAAGTATCTAACAGCCATCTCCGTGCGTGATTTCGCATTGGCTTTGCGGAGCAAGTTTTTTACATGGACTTTGACGGTGCCTTCACTAATGTGTAAGTCTTCTGCAATCACTCGGTTACTTTTTCCTTCTGCCAATTCCTGTAAGATTTGCAGTTCTCGCGGTGTGAGACTTGCTATCCATCCATTTTCATCATCGGCCGTTTTCAATTCGAACATATAGGCTTCAACTTCTTCGCTGATAACGCGATGACCTGACATGGCCTTTTTAAGCTGTTCTAACAGTAATTCTGGCTCAGTGTCTTTTAATAAATATCCATCAGAACCGGCGCGCAGTAGACGAATAACATCTTGTTTTGCATCTGACACTGTCAGAATAACAATACGAGCGGTGACGCCTTCTTGGCGCATTGCATTTAAGGTGTCTAAACCCGACATGCCTTTCATGTTTAAGTCTAATAATATGATGTCAGGTTCATGAGTACTGACTGCGGTTAATGCATCTAAACCCGTACCGACCTCACCGAAAAGAGTAAAGTCTCCATCAGAGGTAATAAGTTGACAAATACCACGACGAAGTAAGGGGTGATCGTCGACAACGAGTACTGAATATGGTTTACCCATTTAAAGGCTCCTGCTGTGATGGAAAACAAAGTGTGACTGTGGTGCCGCCTGCAGCATTGGAGCTAAAAGACAGCTGGCCATTTAATTTGCTGGCACGCTCATGCATGATGCCAATACCAAAGTGTTGAGCACGCTCTTTTAAATGTGATACACCCATGCCGTCATCTGAAATAGTAATGTTAATTATTCCTGATGATGTGAGTTGACAATCTATCACGATATGTTCGGCATTGGCGTGTTTAATTGCATTTAACGTGGCCTCACGGGTTAAATGCAAAATGTGAATATGTTGTTTTGCTTCAAGTAAATGCGCCGACAATGTGTATTGTAAACTCAGCTGAATATCTGTTTGGGGCCTTAATTGATCAAGCATGACTTCTAAGGCGTGATTCAAGTTGGGCTCTTTAATGGTTAAGCGGAAAGTGGATAATAATTCCCGTAGCTGGGCATAAGCAAAACTAACACCATCGTTAATTTCAGTTATCTGAAGTTCTACTTCTTGATTACGGCAATTGTCCGGTAATTTTTTACGTAACAAGCTGACCTGAATTTTTAAAAAGGATAATAATTGCCCTAAAGAATCATGCAGTTCACGGGCAATCACTGCTCTCTCCTCCATTAACGCGAGCTGTTGTCTTTGCTCTGTCGCATTATGAATGGTAATTGAACGTGCTAGCATCACCGCAAAATTGATAAACAAGG
This window contains:
- the fkpA gene encoding FKBP-type peptidyl-prolyl cis-trans isomerase produces the protein MKSIYKLSLVALAVVGLTACNQEEAVAKKVELTTEAQKEAYSVGASIGKYMSGHIKEQEELGFAVDRTLIIQGFSDGLVDTTDLTEEEMQTVLQGLDQKLNDKRLEQAETLAAKAIEEGQKFLSDNKAKAGVVTTESGLQYEVLTAGEGDKPAAEDTVEVHYRGTLTDGTEFDSSYTRGEPAKFPLNRVIPGWTEGVQLMSVGAKYKFVIPAELAYGDRDTGTIPANSTLVFEVELISIEKAPVEPAAK
- a CDS encoding zinc transporter ZntB, coding for MHKGFIYCLLLTGPNAGQTLSEEQLTTWKPEDGLLWVHLKYKSTDARQWLNNQKLEKTERDILLASDTRPRVVHSTNGILLTLRGVNLNPNSDPEDMVAIRIYSEEHRIISTCERQLQSITEIADSIKLVKGPIDSAGFILAIVDHLTQRQVEYINKLEELMDELEERVVTDTNKSLRMDIAELRRQTVVLRRYLAPQREALGKILHESSLLLDQNDKIRLRETQDNLIRVIEDLDAIRDRASVTQEELQSRQAEQLNQRLYFLSLISAIFLPLGFLTGLLGVNIAGIPGADTNWAFAAFCGGLLALIAMQMYLFYRLKWI
- a CDS encoding YacL family protein is translated as MEFEFRRNRLDDTVFANFSMDHEVFGRWFAEELGADVTRAQQVLTYIGQLIAGAKTEWRDIGNDLTLDADIEQVRIFVNAIDFDEEHNLEDGMALYDAESEGYCGLEDFEKALKSWLVFIQE
- a CDS encoding response regulator — translated: MGKPYSVLVVDDHPLLRRGICQLITSDGDFTLFGEVGTGLDALTAVSTHEPDIILLDLNMKGMSGLDTLNAMRQEGVTARIVILTVSDAKQDVIRLLRAGSDGYLLKDTEPELLLEQLKKAMSGHRVISEEVEAYMFELKTADDENGWIASLTPRELQILQELAEGKSNRVIAEDLHISEGTVKVHVKNLLRKANAKSRTEMAVRYLNQ